The proteins below are encoded in one region of Pyxidicoccus trucidator:
- a CDS encoding 2-oxo acid dehydrogenase subunit E2 codes for MAHLELVPKTHVSSFRKLAIGSWETAYDPTVYGTLTVRMDRALAYMEAFQARTGVRLTVTHLVLKALAEALRRCPDANAVLRFSRIYLRQRVTVSALVMRPGGTRLVPVRVEDADKKSLRELAAELDAAVRTEPDALRGWRLVERVPSPLLHLFTRVVSFLAVTLNLDLGRFGLPKDAFGAAVVTDVGTLGLDIAYLPLVPFTRVPVFLSPGAVRETAVVEGERVVVGKVMSVNASIDHRFIDGYHAGVLAGTVREMLEDPFTAFGLPEAVE; via the coding sequence ATGGCGCACCTGGAGCTGGTCCCCAAGACGCACGTGTCGAGCTTCCGCAAGCTGGCCATCGGCAGCTGGGAGACGGCGTATGACCCCACGGTCTACGGCACGCTCACGGTGCGGATGGACCGGGCGCTGGCCTACATGGAGGCCTTCCAGGCGCGCACGGGGGTGAGGCTCACGGTGACGCACCTGGTGCTCAAGGCGCTGGCGGAGGCGCTGCGCCGCTGCCCGGACGCCAACGCCGTCCTCCGCTTCAGTCGCATCTACCTGCGCCAGCGAGTCACGGTGTCCGCGCTGGTGATGAGGCCCGGCGGGACGCGGCTCGTGCCCGTGAGGGTGGAGGACGCGGACAAGAAGAGTCTGCGGGAGCTGGCGGCGGAGCTGGATGCGGCGGTGCGCACGGAGCCGGACGCGCTGCGCGGCTGGCGGTTGGTGGAGCGCGTTCCCTCGCCGCTGCTCCACCTCTTCACGCGGGTGGTGTCGTTCCTCGCGGTGACGCTGAACCTGGACCTGGGACGCTTCGGCCTGCCGAAGGACGCCTTTGGCGCGGCCGTCGTCACGGACGTGGGGACGCTGGGGTTGGACATCGCGTACCTGCCGCTGGTGCCCTTCACGCGGGTGCCCGTGTTCCTCTCGCCCGGCGCGGTGCGCGAGACGGCGGTGGTGGAGGGCGAGCGCGTGGTGGTGGGGAAGGTGATGAGCGTGAATGCGTCCATCGACCACCGCTTCATCGACGGCTACCACGCCGGAGTGCTGGCCGGCACGGTGCGGGAGATGCTCGAGGACCCGTTCACCGCCTTCGGCCTGCCCGAGGCGGTGGAGTAG
- a CDS encoding zinc metalloprotease HtpX: MASTGTHIPSRSSGGPSGLSGGGWHRLGNALKTTVLLAGLTALVLVIGQRLGGAQGLMFAGIFAVVMNFGSFWFSDKIALAIHGAKPLPYEQAPWLHQMVERLATRAGMPKPKVYILPTRSPNAFATGRSPKHAAVAVTVGLMDILDRRELEGVLAHEIGHVRNRDTLIGTVAATLAGIISYAAQMLFWFGGSMLGRSDDDEGGGIADTFANLGLLLVAPIAATLLQLAVSRSREYGADVTGAELCGDPDALADALLKLEQGAELMPYDKAPATSHLFIVNPLHRGGVMKLFSTHPPIPERVRRLRELGARPGGSRVRGWEYAY; encoded by the coding sequence ATGGCCTCCACCGGCACCCACATTCCTTCGCGAAGCAGCGGCGGCCCGTCCGGCCTGAGCGGCGGTGGGTGGCACCGCCTGGGCAATGCCCTCAAGACGACGGTGCTGCTCGCCGGACTGACGGCCCTGGTGCTGGTCATCGGCCAGCGGCTCGGCGGTGCGCAGGGCCTGATGTTCGCCGGCATCTTCGCCGTGGTGATGAACTTCGGCTCCTTCTGGTTCAGCGACAAGATTGCCCTGGCCATCCATGGCGCGAAGCCGCTGCCGTACGAGCAGGCTCCCTGGCTCCATCAGATGGTGGAGCGGCTGGCGACCCGGGCGGGCATGCCCAAGCCGAAGGTCTACATCCTGCCCACGCGCTCACCCAATGCGTTCGCCACGGGCCGCAGCCCGAAGCACGCCGCAGTGGCGGTGACGGTGGGGCTGATGGACATCCTCGACCGGCGCGAGCTGGAGGGCGTGCTCGCGCATGAAATCGGCCACGTGCGCAACCGGGACACGCTCATCGGCACGGTGGCGGCGACGCTCGCGGGCATCATCAGCTACGCGGCGCAGATGCTGTTCTGGTTCGGCGGCTCCATGCTCGGCCGGAGCGACGACGACGAGGGCGGTGGCATCGCCGATACGTTCGCCAACCTGGGCCTGCTGCTGGTGGCGCCCATCGCCGCCACGCTGCTCCAGCTCGCGGTGAGCCGCTCGCGCGAGTACGGCGCGGACGTGACGGGCGCCGAGCTGTGCGGCGACCCGGACGCGCTGGCGGATGCGCTGCTGAAGCTGGAGCAAGGCGCGGAGCTGATGCCGTACGACAAGGCGCCGGCCACCTCGCACCTGTTCATCGTCAACCCGCTGCACCGTGGCGGTGTCATGAAGCTGTTCTCCACGCACCCGCCCATCCCGGAGCGCGTGCGCAGGCTGCGTGAGCTGGGCGCCCGCCCGGGCGGCTCCCGTGTTCGCGGCTGGGAGTACGCGTACTGA
- a CDS encoding HTTM domain-containing protein, whose product MTESGPAPRGRAERLWAYLLAPRDIAALAAFRVALGLLITVSAVRFLAFGWVDTLFTQPRFHFTYWGFSWVPALPAPWMHAVFAALAVLGLCLAAGLLYRAVVALLFVAFTYVQLVDVSNYLNHYYLVSLLLGLMCFVPAHRAFSVDAWRRPALRSDWLPAWCTLLLRFQVAVVYVFAGLAKLTTDWLVHAQPLNIWLSARTSLPLVGPLLEQRWAAYAAAWSGFLFDTTIVAFLLSRRLRPFAYVVVLGFHAGTSALFPIGMFPAIMVTAALVFFEPSWPRRLATRVAALFAKRDTPAEPARVPVPSSSVPGRRAWLALGLAAAYAVVQVGVPLRTHLYGGNVLWHEQGMRFSWRVMAREKNGSVTFMVRDPVTDREWHVSPSQYLTRLQEREMSVQPDLILQLARRIARDFEARTGSPVEVRADARASLNGRAAELLVDPAVDLAREVDGLAAKPWILPAPESPPIRLRPTMNPARAARP is encoded by the coding sequence ATGACTGAGTCGGGCCCCGCTCCCCGCGGACGTGCCGAGCGACTCTGGGCGTACCTGCTGGCGCCCCGGGACATCGCCGCGCTGGCGGCGTTCCGGGTGGCGCTCGGACTGCTGATTACCGTCTCGGCGGTGCGCTTCCTCGCCTTCGGGTGGGTGGACACGCTGTTCACCCAGCCCCGGTTCCACTTCACCTACTGGGGCTTCAGCTGGGTGCCCGCGCTGCCCGCACCGTGGATGCACGCCGTCTTCGCGGCGCTCGCGGTGCTGGGCCTGTGCCTGGCGGCGGGCCTGCTCTACCGCGCGGTGGTGGCGCTGCTGTTCGTCGCCTTCACCTACGTCCAGCTCGTGGACGTCAGCAACTACCTCAACCACTACTACCTGGTGAGCCTGCTGCTCGGGCTGATGTGCTTCGTGCCGGCGCACCGGGCGTTCTCCGTGGACGCGTGGCGGAGACCGGCGCTCCGGAGTGACTGGCTGCCCGCGTGGTGCACGCTGCTGCTGCGCTTCCAGGTGGCCGTGGTCTACGTGTTCGCCGGGCTGGCCAAGCTCACCACCGACTGGCTGGTGCACGCACAGCCGCTCAACATCTGGCTGTCCGCGCGGACCAGCCTTCCGCTCGTGGGCCCGCTACTGGAGCAGCGCTGGGCGGCGTACGCGGCGGCCTGGTCCGGCTTCCTCTTCGACACCACCATCGTCGCGTTCCTGCTGTCGCGGCGGCTCCGCCCGTTCGCGTACGTCGTGGTGCTGGGGTTCCATGCGGGCACGTCCGCGCTGTTCCCCATCGGCATGTTCCCCGCCATCATGGTCACCGCGGCGCTCGTCTTCTTCGAGCCCTCGTGGCCGCGGCGACTGGCCACGCGCGTGGCGGCACTCTTCGCGAAGCGCGACACCCCGGCGGAGCCTGCGCGGGTGCCTGTTCCCTCTTCGAGTGTTCCAGGCCGGAGGGCATGGTTGGCACTCGGACTGGCTGCGGCATACGCGGTGGTGCAGGTGGGCGTTCCGCTCCGCACCCACCTCTATGGAGGCAACGTCCTCTGGCACGAGCAGGGCATGCGCTTCTCGTGGCGGGTGATGGCGCGCGAGAAGAACGGCAGCGTGACCTTCATGGTCCGGGACCCGGTCACCGACCGCGAGTGGCACGTGTCTCCCAGCCAGTACCTCACGCGGTTGCAGGAGCGGGAGATGTCGGTGCAGCCGGACCTCATCCTGCAGCTCGCGCGGCGCATCGCCCGCGACTTCGAGGCGCGAACGGGAAGCCCCGTCGAGGTGCGGGCCGACGCGCGCGCGTCGCTCAACGGGCGGGCGGCGGAGCTGCTCGTGGACCCGGCGGTGGACCTCGCGCGGGAGGTGGACGGGCTCGCGGCGAAGCCGTGGATCCTCCCCGCTCCGGAGTCGCCGCCCATCCGGCTGCGGCCCACGATGAACCCGGCACGCGCCGCGCGCCCCTGA
- a CDS encoding imelysin family protein, whose product MNTVSTPPLRRVSALALVLPVLLCLSACKEDGGGKVDAGTDVPDATAASRQALLTATGTCVLSSAREFLTAATALETAAAAHAAQPDATTRDAARSAFHDAMDRWQVLEVMQLGPAAPRNLPGGAELRDNVYSWPLVSRCAVEEQVVARGYEASGFPTTLVSRRGLAALEYLLFFEGADTACQSTSPIVSQGTWAALSQEERESRKRAYAVAAAADVKARATQLAEAWEADKGAFARTLETAGSGNTVYPTSQAALNSVSDALFYLEREVKDMKLARPLGLRECSTATCPEALESLFAKRSKANVRANLMGFRRLVQGCGTDYAGTGFDDLLEASGAGELAGRLRERLVFAEAGIAAVEEEDLAVALAQDKASVRALYDSMKGVTDILKTELVTTLDLELPQSVEGDND is encoded by the coding sequence ATGAACACCGTGTCCACGCCCCCCCTCCGCCGAGTGAGCGCGCTCGCGCTCGTGCTTCCCGTCCTCCTGTGCCTGTCGGCCTGCAAGGAGGACGGTGGCGGCAAGGTGGACGCGGGGACCGACGTGCCCGACGCGACGGCGGCTTCGCGCCAGGCGCTGCTCACGGCGACCGGCACGTGCGTGCTGTCCTCGGCGCGTGAGTTCCTCACCGCGGCCACGGCGCTGGAGACGGCGGCGGCGGCCCACGCGGCCCAGCCGGACGCCACCACCCGCGACGCGGCGCGCTCGGCATTCCATGACGCCATGGACCGGTGGCAGGTGCTGGAGGTGATGCAGCTTGGCCCGGCGGCGCCGCGGAATCTGCCCGGCGGCGCGGAGCTGCGCGACAACGTCTACTCCTGGCCCCTGGTCAGCCGCTGCGCCGTGGAGGAGCAGGTTGTCGCCAGGGGGTACGAGGCGTCGGGCTTCCCCACCACGCTGGTGAGCCGCCGGGGCCTCGCCGCGCTCGAGTACCTGCTGTTCTTCGAGGGTGCGGACACCGCCTGCCAGTCGACCTCCCCCATCGTGTCGCAGGGCACGTGGGCGGCGCTGTCCCAGGAGGAGCGGGAGTCGCGCAAGCGGGCCTATGCCGTGGCGGCGGCCGCCGACGTGAAGGCCCGTGCGACGCAGCTGGCGGAGGCGTGGGAGGCGGACAAGGGTGCCTTCGCGCGCACCCTGGAGACGGCCGGCTCGGGAAACACCGTCTACCCGACGAGCCAGGCGGCGCTGAACTCGGTGAGCGACGCGCTCTTCTACCTGGAGCGCGAGGTCAAGGACATGAAGCTGGCGCGGCCGCTCGGGCTGAGGGAGTGCTCCACCGCGACGTGCCCGGAGGCCCTGGAGTCGCTCTTCGCGAAGCGCTCGAAGGCGAACGTGCGCGCCAACCTGATGGGCTTCCGGCGCCTCGTCCAGGGCTGCGGCACGGACTACGCGGGCACCGGGTTCGACGACTTGCTGGAGGCGTCCGGCGCCGGGGAGCTGGCGGGACGGCTCCGCGAGCGGCTGGTCTTCGCCGAGGCCGGCATCGCCGCCGTCGAGGAGGAGGACCTGGCGGTGGCCCTCGCCCAGGACAAGGCCTCGGTGCGCGCGCTCTACGACTCGATGAAGGGCGTGACGGACATCCTCAAGACGGAGCTGGTCACCACGCTGGACCTGGAGCTGCCCCAGTCCGTCGAGGGGGACAATGACTGA
- a CDS encoding TonB-dependent receptor family protein — protein MALFFDESLMRARAWLVPALLLVGASSAEAQSVVPGAAETGVPVPPRDTPAPEVPEAAPQNHAAPAPTEPGSAVPASDSAQVPSDAAPAAPAEAVQVPAEATPAEAAQVPADAAPTAPAADAPLVESTTPVDSEGVTAPALEPVASDPGYKKFESVVVGTSETRTSGSVHVLKPGQLERFEQDDPNAVLQSVPGVYARGEDGYGLRPNVGLRGVNPDRSKKVTLLEDGVLFGPAPYSAPAAYYFPLITRMQSVRILKGPSAIQHGPQTVGGSVEFITRDIPVAESVWLDVAGGGYLYGKAHGVFGASTERAGFLLEGVHLRSSGFKELDGGGHTGFRRNEWMAKGRYQLVPEGPARQSLQLKLGYSDELSNETYLGLSDADFDANPLRRYGASRLDRMENHRTQVALSHVLEAGSLAVTTTAYRQDFARVWRKVNRFRGTSIASVLADPTSARNAIYYGVLTGELDSSSAQEALLIGPNDRTFVSQGIQSVARWSALTGPLRHSLEVGARYHFDSIDRLHTEDAFLTVGGELVEAGEPTATTANNKDSTNAVALHVTDAIAWGPVVLTPGVRLELIRSRSVDRLTGEATTGALEALMPGVGIYGGVTRELGLFAGVYRGFSPPAPGQPDSVLPERSVNSEAGVRWTRRGERFEVVGFFNDYSNLTDICTFSSGCLDQDLDRQTDAGQARIYGLEAFAEKTFRPGGGLTFPISLSYTLTKTELLEDFQSADPQFGDVRAGDELPYVPRHQLFATAGVEGRLGGVAISTLFVDTMREEAGQGEVPEGQLTDSVLTFDVNANWNFSRWGQLYLSARNVLDTQAIVSRRPYGARPNAPRTVILGFKLNM, from the coding sequence ATGGCACTGTTCTTCGACGAGAGTCTGATGCGGGCGCGGGCGTGGCTGGTTCCGGCGCTCTTGCTGGTGGGCGCGTCGTCAGCGGAGGCGCAGAGCGTCGTCCCCGGCGCCGCCGAGACGGGCGTCCCGGTGCCCCCGCGCGACACCCCGGCGCCCGAGGTTCCCGAGGCCGCGCCTCAGAACCATGCCGCCCCGGCGCCCACGGAGCCAGGGTCGGCAGTGCCCGCCTCCGACTCCGCGCAGGTTCCGTCGGATGCGGCGCCCGCTGCTCCCGCCGAGGCCGTGCAGGTGCCCGCGGAGGCAACGCCCGCCGAGGCCGCGCAGGTGCCTGCGGACGCGGCGCCCACCGCCCCGGCGGCCGACGCGCCGCTCGTGGAGTCCACGACGCCCGTGGACTCCGAGGGCGTCACCGCTCCGGCGTTGGAGCCCGTGGCCTCGGACCCGGGCTACAAGAAGTTCGAGAGCGTGGTGGTGGGGACGTCGGAGACGCGCACGAGCGGCTCGGTGCATGTGCTGAAGCCGGGCCAGTTGGAGCGCTTCGAGCAGGACGACCCCAACGCGGTGCTGCAGTCCGTCCCCGGTGTGTATGCCCGAGGCGAGGATGGCTACGGGCTCCGGCCCAACGTGGGCCTGCGCGGCGTCAACCCCGACCGCAGCAAGAAGGTGACGCTGCTGGAGGATGGCGTCCTCTTCGGCCCCGCGCCGTACTCCGCGCCGGCGGCGTACTACTTCCCGCTCATCACCCGCATGCAGTCCGTGCGCATCCTGAAGGGCCCCTCCGCCATCCAGCACGGCCCGCAGACGGTGGGCGGCTCGGTGGAGTTCATCACCCGCGACATTCCGGTGGCCGAGTCGGTGTGGCTGGACGTGGCCGGCGGCGGCTACCTGTACGGCAAGGCGCACGGCGTCTTCGGCGCGAGCACCGAGCGCGCGGGCTTCCTGCTGGAAGGCGTCCACCTGCGCAGCAGCGGCTTCAAGGAGCTGGACGGTGGCGGCCACACCGGCTTCCGCCGCAACGAGTGGATGGCCAAGGGCCGCTACCAGCTCGTCCCCGAGGGCCCGGCGCGGCAGAGCCTCCAGCTCAAGCTGGGCTACTCCGACGAGCTCTCCAACGAGACGTACCTCGGCCTGAGCGACGCGGACTTCGACGCCAACCCGCTGCGCCGCTACGGCGCGAGCCGCCTGGACCGCATGGAGAACCACCGCACGCAGGTGGCCCTCAGCCACGTGCTGGAGGCCGGCTCCCTGGCGGTGACGACCACGGCCTACCGCCAGGACTTCGCCCGCGTGTGGCGCAAGGTGAACCGGTTCCGGGGCACCTCCATCGCCAGCGTGCTCGCGGACCCGACGAGCGCGCGCAACGCCATCTACTACGGCGTCCTCACGGGGGAGCTGGACAGCTCCTCGGCGCAGGAGGCGCTGCTCATCGGTCCCAATGACCGCACCTTCGTGTCCCAGGGCATCCAGAGCGTCGCGCGGTGGAGCGCCCTCACCGGCCCCCTGCGCCACAGCCTGGAGGTCGGCGCGCGCTACCACTTCGACAGCATCGACCGGCTCCACACCGAGGACGCCTTCCTCACGGTGGGCGGCGAGCTCGTCGAGGCCGGCGAGCCCACGGCCACTACCGCCAACAACAAGGACTCCACCAACGCCGTCGCGCTGCATGTGACGGACGCCATCGCCTGGGGCCCGGTGGTGCTGACGCCCGGCGTCCGGCTGGAGCTCATCCGCTCCCGCTCGGTGGACCGGTTGACTGGCGAGGCGACGACGGGTGCGCTGGAGGCGCTGATGCCCGGCGTGGGCATCTATGGCGGCGTCACGCGCGAGCTGGGCCTCTTCGCGGGTGTGTACCGGGGCTTCTCGCCCCCCGCGCCGGGCCAGCCCGACTCGGTGCTGCCCGAGCGGAGCGTCAACTCCGAGGCCGGCGTGCGGTGGACGCGCCGGGGCGAGCGCTTCGAGGTGGTGGGCTTCTTCAACGACTACTCGAACCTCACCGACATCTGCACCTTCTCCAGCGGCTGCCTGGACCAGGACCTGGACCGGCAGACGGATGCGGGACAGGCGCGCATCTACGGCCTGGAGGCCTTCGCGGAGAAGACCTTCCGTCCCGGCGGCGGCCTGACGTTCCCCATCTCCCTGTCCTACACCCTGACGAAGACGGAGCTGCTGGAGGACTTCCAGTCGGCGGACCCGCAGTTCGGCGACGTGCGCGCGGGCGACGAGCTGCCCTACGTGCCCCGGCACCAGCTCTTCGCCACGGCGGGGGTGGAGGGCCGGCTCGGCGGCGTCGCCATCAGCACGCTCTTCGTGGACACCATGCGCGAGGAGGCGGGGCAGGGCGAGGTGCCCGAGGGGCAGCTGACGGACTCCGTCCTGACGTTCGACGTCAACGCGAACTGGAACTTCTCGCGCTGGGGCCAGCTCTACCTGAGCGCGCGCAACGTGCTGGACACCCAGGCCATCGTGTCCCGCCG